The following coding sequences are from one Halomicrobium zhouii window:
- a CDS encoding succinate dehydrogenase hydrophobic membrane anchor subunit, with amino-acid sequence MAEHYSSFQRGGTRWLLQRVTAVFLIGVLAFHFFLLHFVNHASEITFMGTQARMSQFGYFATMWLFLVTATFHGVNGVYNALINQGLEGTRKNAVKWLLVLASLLLIAQGTRVAIAMTNLV; translated from the coding sequence ATGGCAGAACACTACTCCTCGTTCCAGCGCGGCGGCACGCGCTGGCTGCTCCAGCGGGTCACCGCCGTCTTCCTGATCGGCGTTCTCGCCTTCCACTTCTTCCTGTTGCACTTCGTGAACCACGCCTCGGAGATCACGTTCATGGGCACGCAAGCTCGGATGAGCCAGTTCGGCTACTTCGCGACGATGTGGCTGTTCCTGGTCACCGCGACGTTCCACGGCGTCAACGGCGTCTACAACGCGCTGATCAACCAGGGCCTGGAGGGAACCCGGAAGAACGCAGTCAAGTGGCTGCTCGTCCTAGCCAGCCTGCTACTGATCGCCCAGGGGACCCGCGTCGCTATCGCCATGACGAATCTCGTCTAA
- a CDS encoding DNA-3-methyladenine glycosylase family protein — protein sequence MIDDAKPVLREDPVMAELLEEHDPYAEADWTEFERLCVSIINQQLSTASAAAVKERVFDLLDEDVTPEAVLEADEDALGEAGLSGMKIEYMRNAAEAFQENDLTRAGLADHTPDEVIDELTEIKGVGEWTARMYMMFVLEHEDVLPLGDLAIRRGIEQLYGDGEEELTREEMREIAEAWRPYRSVAARYIWAAYESD from the coding sequence ATGATCGACGACGCGAAACCAGTACTGCGGGAGGACCCCGTGATGGCCGAACTGCTCGAGGAACACGACCCCTACGCCGAGGCGGACTGGACCGAGTTCGAGCGGCTGTGCGTCTCCATCATCAACCAGCAGCTCTCGACGGCGTCGGCGGCGGCCGTCAAGGAGCGCGTGTTCGACCTGCTCGACGAGGACGTGACGCCCGAAGCCGTCCTCGAGGCCGACGAGGACGCCCTCGGTGAGGCCGGCCTCTCCGGGATGAAGATAGAGTACATGCGCAACGCCGCCGAAGCGTTCCAGGAGAACGACCTCACGCGAGCGGGACTGGCAGACCACACGCCCGACGAGGTGATCGACGAGCTGACCGAGATCAAGGGCGTCGGCGAGTGGACCGCCCGGATGTACATGATGTTCGTCCTGGAACACGAGGACGTCCTCCCGCTGGGCGACCTGGCGATACGGCGCGGGATCGAACAGCTGTACGGCGACGGCGAGGAGGAGCTGACCCGGGAGGAGATGCGCGAGATCGCCGAAGCGTGGCGGCCCTACCGGTCGGTCGCGGCGCGGTACATCTGGGCGGCCTACGAGTCGGACTAG
- the sdhC gene encoding succinate dehydrogenase, cytochrome b556 subunit, producing MSHSYDRGFIEDFGRWREFSAGMWAWIFHKFTGWVLIGYLFTHIAVLSTATASDPAVYTDTLQGLEALVIVRFLEVGLLAVAVFHILNGVRLLFVDLGVGLEAQDRSFYASLVLTGAITVASVPTFIGGVLA from the coding sequence ATGAGCCACTCGTACGACCGCGGCTTTATCGAGGACTTCGGGCGGTGGCGTGAGTTCTCGGCCGGGATGTGGGCGTGGATCTTCCACAAGTTCACCGGCTGGGTACTCATCGGCTACCTCTTTACGCACATCGCGGTCCTGAGTACCGCGACCGCCAGCGACCCGGCGGTGTACACCGACACGTTGCAGGGGCTGGAGGCGCTCGTTATCGTCCGGTTCCTGGAAGTCGGCCTGCTCGCCGTCGCGGTGTTCCACATCCTCAACGGCGTGCGCCTCCTGTTCGTCGACCTCGGCGTCGGCCTGGAGGCCCAGGACCGCAGCTTCTACGCGTCGCTGGTCCTGACCGGCGCCATCACCGTCGCGAGCGTGCCCACGTTCATCGGGGGGGTGCTCGCGTAG
- a CDS encoding acyl-CoA dehydrogenase family protein, which translates to MEFALSDEQRQVREEVRRFAENEIAPVAREHDRGETYPRDIVDQAAELGLTGANIPVEYGGVGYDTLTNAIIAEELFAVDPGIGLCVQSAAFGSDAIIGFGTEDQKERFLEPVATGEAVMGAAISEPHAGSDVSSVSTAAEKEGDEWVIDGSKMWITNGSVGDFFVVLCQTDPDAEGRYNGFSQIVVESDRDGFEAEKITGKMGIRASDTAELVFDGVRVPEENLIGTPGAGFLQLMQFFDETRTGVAAQAVGIAKGAAERALEYAQEREQFGRSISEFQAIQHKLAEMHTRTEAARLLTYRSAWSVDYSDDDLTMLASMAKEFASQVAVDVADEALQIHGGAGYVDDFDVERLYRDAKITQIYEGTSEIQKNIVARELLGKGMV; encoded by the coding sequence ATGGAGTTCGCTCTCTCTGACGAACAACGGCAGGTGCGCGAGGAGGTCCGCCGCTTCGCGGAGAACGAGATCGCCCCCGTCGCACGGGAGCACGACCGGGGGGAGACGTATCCTCGAGACATCGTCGATCAGGCCGCTGAACTCGGACTGACCGGCGCGAACATCCCGGTCGAGTACGGCGGCGTCGGCTACGACACGCTCACCAACGCGATAATCGCCGAGGAACTGTTTGCCGTCGACCCCGGCATCGGGCTGTGCGTCCAGTCCGCGGCGTTCGGCTCGGACGCGATCATCGGCTTCGGGACGGAGGACCAGAAGGAACGCTTCCTCGAACCCGTCGCGACCGGCGAGGCCGTCATGGGCGCCGCGATCTCCGAGCCCCACGCCGGGTCGGACGTCTCCTCGGTGTCGACGGCCGCGGAGAAGGAGGGAGACGAGTGGGTGATCGACGGATCCAAGATGTGGATCACGAACGGCTCCGTCGGCGACTTCTTCGTCGTCCTCTGCCAGACCGACCCGGACGCCGAGGGCCGGTACAACGGCTTCTCACAGATCGTCGTCGAGTCGGATCGCGACGGCTTCGAGGCCGAGAAGATCACCGGCAAGATGGGGATCCGGGCCTCCGACACGGCCGAACTCGTCTTCGACGGCGTCCGCGTGCCCGAGGAGAACCTGATCGGCACGCCGGGGGCCGGCTTCCTCCAGTTGATGCAGTTCTTCGACGAGACCCGGACCGGCGTCGCCGCCCAGGCCGTCGGCATCGCGAAGGGTGCCGCCGAGCGCGCGCTGGAGTACGCCCAGGAGCGCGAGCAGTTCGGCCGGTCCATCAGCGAGTTCCAGGCCATCCAGCACAAACTCGCGGAGATGCACACCCGGACGGAGGCCGCCAGGCTGCTCACCTACAGGTCCGCCTGGAGCGTCGATTATTCGGACGACGACCTGACGATGCTCGCCTCGATGGCCAAGGAGTTCGCCTCGCAGGTCGCCGTCGACGTCGCCGACGAAGCCCTCCAGATCCACGGTGGCGCGGGCTACGTCGACGACTTCGACGTCGAACGCCTCTACCGCGACGCCAAGATCACCCAGATCTACGAGGGGACGAGCGAGATACAGAAGAACATCGTCGCCCGCGAGTTGCTCGGCAAGGGGATGGTCTGA
- a CDS encoding ATP-grasp domain-containing protein, giving the protein MSASDDITVGVLSLHNSKETKAILNAAEDLGYDTEWLRTENTAVDVTAGSAALEPDVDVIANRMLLSNDEQPIEGLGLALTLERLQPMLNPPRAVATALHKFATAAALIEADVQVPDALLALSGDRLNAGRERFGESAVYKTAIGTHGGGTWMVDLDEPLNPQVGQRHAFLQKFIDRDETQHHDLRVYVVDGQVIGAMNRYAPEGDWRTNVALGGAVEDMSEDLPSEVAEIARRSAEVVGLDYAGVDVVEGEDGYYVLEVNPTAGFKGFFEATGISPAPYIAKLAIERAGGEVDDEDVRRISQHLDDSRPSSMPAKDKVQKSENVSVGYIEEVIVSGTRGSETVLAKSDTGATRTSIDTELAAGIGTGPIKDIVRVKSGSSKSGRSRPVVDIVVGVGGTQHTVTASIEDRDHMDYPLLLGRDILKHYQVDVTRRADEESVPESEEEEEALE; this is encoded by the coding sequence ATGAGCGCTTCTGACGACATCACTGTCGGTGTTTTGAGCCTACACAACAGCAAGGAGACGAAGGCAATCCTCAACGCGGCCGAGGACCTGGGCTACGACACAGAGTGGCTCCGTACCGAGAACACGGCCGTCGACGTCACCGCCGGGAGCGCCGCGCTGGAACCGGACGTGGACGTCATCGCCAATCGCATGCTGCTGTCGAACGACGAACAGCCCATCGAGGGGCTCGGCCTCGCCCTGACGCTGGAACGGCTCCAGCCGATGCTGAATCCGCCGCGGGCCGTCGCGACGGCGCTCCACAAGTTCGCGACGGCGGCCGCCCTCATCGAGGCGGACGTCCAGGTTCCGGACGCGCTGCTCGCGCTCTCGGGCGACCGGCTCAACGCGGGCCGCGAGCGCTTCGGTGAGAGCGCCGTCTACAAGACCGCCATCGGCACCCACGGCGGCGGGACGTGGATGGTCGACCTCGACGAACCGCTGAACCCGCAGGTCGGGCAACGACACGCCTTCCTGCAGAAGTTCATCGACCGCGACGAGACCCAGCACCACGACCTGCGCGTCTACGTCGTCGACGGCCAGGTCATCGGCGCGATGAACCGCTACGCGCCGGAGGGCGACTGGCGGACGAACGTCGCCCTCGGCGGCGCCGTCGAGGACATGAGCGAGGACCTCCCGAGCGAAGTGGCCGAAATCGCCAGGCGGTCGGCCGAGGTCGTCGGCCTCGACTACGCCGGCGTCGACGTCGTCGAGGGCGAGGACGGCTACTACGTCCTCGAGGTGAACCCGACGGCAGGATTCAAGGGATTCTTCGAGGCGACCGGTATCAGCCCCGCGCCCTACATCGCCAAGCTCGCCATCGAGCGCGCCGGCGGCGAGGTCGACGACGAGGACGTCCGGCGGATCTCCCAGCACCTCGACGACTCGCGGCCGTCGAGCATGCCAGCGAAGGACAAGGTCCAGAAGTCGGAGAACGTCTCCGTCGGCTACATCGAGGAAGTCATCGTCTCCGGCACGCGCGGGTCCGAGACGGTGCTGGCCAAGTCCGACACCGGCGCGACGCGGACGAGCATCGACACGGAACTGGCGGCCGGCATCGGGACGGGTCCGATCAAGGACATCGTCCGCGTGAAGTCCGGGAGTTCCAAGAGCGGTCGGTCCCGTCCGGTCGTCGACATCGTCGTCGGCGTCGGCGGCACCCAGCACACCGTCACCGCCAGCATCGAGGACCGCGACCACATGGACTACCCGCTCCTGCTGGGCCGGGACATCCTCAAGCACTACCAGGTCGACGTGACGCGCCGCGCGGACGAGGAGAGCGTCCCCGAGTCCGAAGAGGAAGAAGAAGCACTGGAGTAA
- a CDS encoding 3-hydroxyacyl-CoA dehydrogenase/enoyl-CoA hydratase family protein — MDFEDIDTVAVLGAGNMGHGITEVAALAGYDVRMRDIEDEFVQDGYDSIEWSLDKLAEKDQITEEEAEAALDRVTPLVDLEEAVGDADVVVEAVPEKMEIKKDVYTDVEEHAPDEAIFATNTSSLSITELSEVTERPEQFCGMHFFNPPVRMQLVEVISGAHTSDETLDAVEELAEAFGKTPVRVRKDSPGFIVNRIAVPQMNEAAWLVSEDEATIAEVDATTKHDMGLPMGAFELSDYVGLDVSFDVLEYVNGELGRAYEPCPLLREKVEAEEFGTKSGKGFYDYDGGEGVQIPRDEGREDLQSLFVAVTANEVAKLVDEDVADPAEIDEAVMLGLGWPQGPAKMADEHGLADLVETLDEWHERHDHPRYEAADYLREVAESGGFYGTEESGGRDREFETITVSVEERVGRVEIDRPHRMNTITLEMLDEIDAAIDEFEADEDVRAVLLTGAGDRAFSAGFDASTAAAGSGIEAQELSRKGQQTFGRFEECPKPVVAAIDGYCLGGGMELATAADIRIASERAQFGQPEHNLGLLPGWGGTQRLRAIVGEGRAKEIIFTARRDYDPETMYDYDFVNEVVANDEFEARVAELTSDLAAGPPVAQKFTKMAMHAGRDDTDAGLEVENFAFGHLFTTDDMWEGMAAFQEDREPEFEGK; from the coding sequence ATGGACTTCGAGGACATCGACACCGTCGCGGTACTCGGCGCCGGTAACATGGGACACGGCATCACCGAGGTGGCGGCGCTGGCCGGCTACGACGTCCGGATGCGCGACATCGAGGACGAGTTCGTCCAGGACGGCTACGACAGCATCGAGTGGTCCCTCGACAAACTGGCCGAGAAGGACCAGATCACCGAGGAGGAGGCCGAGGCGGCCCTCGACCGGGTGACGCCACTGGTCGACCTGGAAGAAGCTGTCGGCGACGCCGACGTCGTCGTCGAGGCCGTCCCCGAGAAGATGGAGATCAAGAAAGACGTCTACACCGACGTCGAGGAACACGCTCCCGACGAGGCCATCTTCGCGACCAACACTTCCAGTCTCTCTATCACCGAACTTTCGGAAGTCACAGAGCGCCCCGAGCAGTTCTGCGGCATGCACTTTTTCAACCCGCCGGTCCGGATGCAGCTCGTCGAGGTCATCTCCGGCGCCCACACGAGCGACGAGACGCTCGACGCCGTCGAGGAACTCGCCGAGGCGTTCGGCAAGACGCCGGTCCGCGTCCGCAAGGACTCGCCCGGCTTCATCGTCAACCGCATCGCCGTCCCGCAGATGAACGAGGCCGCGTGGCTCGTCTCCGAGGACGAGGCGACGATCGCCGAGGTCGACGCGACGACGAAACACGACATGGGCCTGCCGATGGGCGCGTTCGAGCTCTCCGATTACGTCGGTCTCGACGTCTCCTTCGACGTTCTCGAGTACGTTAACGGCGAGCTGGGCCGCGCTTACGAGCCCTGTCCACTGCTCCGGGAGAAGGTCGAGGCAGAGGAGTTCGGCACGAAGAGCGGGAAAGGCTTCTACGACTACGACGGGGGCGAGGGCGTCCAGATCCCCCGCGACGAGGGCCGCGAAGACCTCCAGTCGCTGTTCGTCGCCGTGACCGCCAACGAGGTCGCGAAGCTGGTCGACGAGGACGTCGCCGACCCCGCAGAGATAGACGAGGCGGTCATGCTCGGCCTCGGCTGGCCGCAAGGACCCGCGAAGATGGCCGACGAGCACGGCCTGGCTGACCTCGTCGAGACGCTCGATGAGTGGCACGAGCGACACGATCACCCGCGCTACGAGGCCGCCGACTACCTGCGCGAAGTCGCCGAGTCGGGCGGCTTCTACGGGACCGAGGAGTCCGGAGGCCGAGACCGCGAGTTCGAGACCATCACCGTCTCCGTCGAAGAACGCGTCGGACGGGTAGAGATCGACCGTCCCCACCGGATGAACACCATCACGCTGGAGATGCTCGACGAGATCGACGCCGCGATAGACGAGTTCGAGGCCGACGAGGACGTCCGCGCGGTCCTCCTGACCGGCGCCGGCGACCGGGCCTTCTCGGCCGGGTTCGACGCCTCGACCGCTGCGGCCGGGAGCGGCATCGAGGCCCAGGAACTGTCCCGGAAGGGCCAGCAGACGTTCGGTCGGTTCGAGGAGTGCCCGAAGCCCGTCGTCGCGGCGATCGACGGCTACTGCCTCGGCGGCGGCATGGAACTCGCGACCGCCGCCGACATACGGATCGCGAGCGAGCGCGCGCAGTTCGGCCAGCCCGAGCACAACCTCGGCCTCTTGCCCGGCTGGGGTGGCACCCAGCGGCTCCGCGCCATCGTCGGCGAGGGACGGGCCAAGGAGATCATCTTCACGGCGCGCCGGGACTACGACCCCGAGACGATGTACGACTACGACTTCGTCAACGAGGTCGTCGCGAACGACGAGTTCGAAGCCCGCGTCGCGGAGCTGACCAGCGACCTGGCCGCCGGCCCGCCGGTCGCCCAGAAGTTCACCAAGATGGCGATGCACGCCGGCCGGGACGACACCGACGCCGGGCTCGAAGTCGAGAACTTCGCCTTCGGTCATCTGTTCACCACCGACGACATGTGGGAGGGGATGGCCGCGTTCCAGGAGGACCGCGAACCCGAGTTCGAAGGGAAGTGA
- the cysE gene encoding serine O-acetyltransferase encodes MFDRLKTDVRTATENDPAATSPLAVLLTYSGLHAVWIHRVAHAAWNRGHTLTARLIAHFARFATGVEIHPGATLGDRVFIDHGMGTVIGETSVVGDDVQMYHGVTLGGKSSNPEKRHPTVCDGVTLGADSTLIGDITVGTEATIGAGAVVVDDVAPGTTVVGVPAEPVDEPDEDLGDVSCDDAIPA; translated from the coding sequence ATGTTCGACCGACTCAAAACGGACGTTCGAACCGCCACGGAAAACGACCCTGCCGCCACGAGCCCGCTGGCGGTCCTGCTGACCTACTCCGGTCTCCACGCCGTCTGGATCCACCGCGTCGCCCACGCCGCCTGGAACCGGGGACACACCCTCACCGCCCGACTGATCGCCCACTTCGCCCGGTTCGCCACCGGCGTCGAGATACACCCCGGCGCGACGCTTGGGGACCGTGTGTTCATCGACCACGGGATGGGCACGGTCATCGGCGAGACGAGCGTCGTCGGCGACGACGTCCAGATGTACCACGGCGTCACGCTCGGCGGCAAGTCCTCGAACCCCGAGAAGCGCCACCCGACGGTTTGCGACGGCGTCACGCTGGGCGCGGACTCGACGCTCATCGGCGACATCACCGTCGGGACGGAAGCGACCATCGGTGCGGGAGCGGTCGTCGTCGACGACGTCGCACCCGGAACGACGGTCGTCGGCGTCCCGGCCGAACCGGTCGACGAACCGGACGAGGACCTGGGCGACGTCTCCTGTGACGACGCCATTCCGGCCTGA
- a CDS encoding succinylglutamate desuccinylase/aspartoacylase family protein — translation MSEADPFTYDGGRVDPGETQNVRYTISETYMGDPVRMPVTIVNGEQPGPTMFLSAAAHGDELNGVEVVREVAHEWDHAGLEGTLVCLPVLNVPGFIAQQRYLPIYDRDLNRSFPGHETSTSARRMAHRIFHNFVEPCDIGLDFHTSTRGRTNMLHVRADMDDPDVSRLANSFASNVIISSSGPSGTLRREASDQAVPTITVEMGEAHRFQRDLIDRALDGVRSVMAEFGLDPDESVHWPGWRTVVDGQDEKTWIRADVGGLVEMHHARGAFVPEGDPICTITNPFKTETTTVEAPFPGLLVGSLENPLVYPGNPICHLVELDERTQRALARNGGVSDGD, via the coding sequence ATGAGCGAGGCCGACCCGTTCACCTACGACGGTGGCCGGGTGGACCCGGGCGAGACGCAGAACGTCCGGTACACGATAAGCGAGACGTACATGGGGGACCCGGTGCGGATGCCAGTCACCATCGTCAACGGCGAGCAGCCGGGCCCGACGATGTTCCTCTCGGCGGCCGCCCACGGCGACGAGCTCAACGGCGTCGAGGTCGTCCGCGAGGTGGCCCACGAGTGGGACCACGCGGGACTCGAGGGCACGCTCGTCTGCCTGCCCGTGCTGAACGTCCCCGGGTTCATCGCCCAGCAACGCTACTTGCCGATCTACGACCGGGACCTGAACCGGTCGTTCCCGGGCCACGAGACGTCGACGAGCGCCAGGCGGATGGCCCACCGCATCTTCCACAACTTCGTCGAGCCCTGTGACATCGGCCTGGACTTCCACACCTCCACGCGCGGCCGGACGAACATGCTCCACGTCCGCGCGGACATGGACGACCCCGACGTCTCGCGCCTGGCCAACTCGTTCGCCTCGAACGTCATCATCTCCTCTTCGGGTCCGTCGGGGACCCTGCGCCGCGAGGCCTCGGACCAGGCCGTTCCGACCATCACCGTCGAGATGGGGGAGGCCCACCGGTTCCAGCGCGACCTCATCGACCGCGCCCTCGACGGCGTCCGGTCGGTCATGGCCGAGTTCGGACTCGACCCGGACGAGTCGGTCCACTGGCCCGGCTGGCGGACGGTCGTCGACGGTCAGGACGAGAAGACGTGGATCCGCGCCGACGTCGGTGGGCTCGTCGAGATGCACCACGCGCGCGGCGCGTTCGTCCCGGAGGGTGACCCAATCTGTACGATCACGAACCCCTTCAAGACGGAGACGACGACCGTCGAGGCGCCGTTCCCGGGCCTCCTCGTCGGGAGCCTCGAGAACCCGCTCGTCTACCCCGGGAACCCGATCTGTCACCTTGTGGAACTCGACGAGCGGACACAGCGAGCACTCGCGCGCAACGGCGGCGTGAGCGACGGGGACTGA
- a CDS encoding sensor histidine kinase — translation MTSESSPPPRDAIERSATAHCVIRDGTITYANPAMERLFGAGSGSLVGSRFPDFVAASDRERVTEALANADDAAGVDDPIRVRFDLDRTDGNAAGTEADAVVVESEWTVGEGRDDRRLVGALRDVTDSVRRDAELEREREMLESLLDNIPMSIYFKDRRSRHERVSAAMLCSDPDSYITGPEGKRHVHPADIVGKTDFDLYDPDLAEGAVAQDRAVMESEESVVDDVVESTTNLGETIFTSTTKAPRYDANGDVVGIVGVTMDVTDRLVYERELERQNERLEEFTEVLAHDLRNPLSVATSCVGMFREEYDDPTAEKAEAALDRMSTMISKLRTFVIQGQTVASPDPVDVETVARDAWRAVETADASLDVPATQTIRADPDRLSRLFENVYRNAVEHAGSGVSVTVGDLADGFYVADDGPGIPTDAREEVFDRGFSTSEGGTGFGLPIVRNIAEAHNWSVAVTDAADGGDSGGRTELASGQRHGAGGARFEFTDVVRVAGDGSSDC, via the coding sequence ATGACCTCGGAGAGCTCGCCCCCACCGCGGGACGCTATCGAGCGGAGCGCTACCGCGCACTGCGTCATCCGGGACGGAACGATCACCTACGCGAACCCGGCGATGGAACGCCTGTTCGGCGCCGGGTCGGGGTCGCTCGTGGGCTCGCGCTTTCCCGACTTCGTCGCCGCCAGCGACCGTGAACGGGTGACCGAGGCGCTGGCGAACGCCGACGACGCGGCGGGCGTCGACGACCCCATCAGGGTCCGGTTCGACCTCGATCGAACCGACGGGAACGCGGCCGGAACCGAGGCCGACGCGGTCGTCGTCGAGAGCGAGTGGACGGTCGGCGAGGGACGCGACGACCGGAGGCTCGTCGGCGCGCTCCGGGACGTCACGGACTCCGTCCGCCGCGACGCGGAACTCGAACGCGAGCGGGAGATGCTCGAGTCCCTGCTCGACAACATCCCGATGTCCATCTACTTCAAGGACCGGCGGAGCCGCCACGAGCGCGTGAGCGCCGCCATGCTCTGTTCGGACCCGGACAGCTACATCACGGGCCCGGAGGGGAAACGGCACGTTCACCCGGCGGATATCGTCGGCAAGACGGACTTCGACCTCTACGACCCGGATCTGGCCGAAGGGGCGGTCGCCCAGGACCGGGCGGTCATGGAGTCAGAGGAGTCGGTGGTCGACGACGTCGTCGAGTCGACGACCAACCTCGGCGAGACGATCTTCACGTCGACGACGAAGGCGCCGCGGTACGACGCGAACGGCGACGTCGTCGGCATCGTCGGGGTGACGATGGACGTCACCGACCGGCTGGTCTACGAGCGGGAACTCGAACGGCAGAACGAGCGCCTCGAAGAGTTCACGGAGGTGCTCGCCCACGACCTGCGGAATCCGCTGAGCGTGGCGACGTCCTGCGTCGGGATGTTTCGGGAGGAATACGACGACCCCACTGCGGAGAAGGCCGAGGCCGCCCTCGACCGGATGTCGACGATGATCTCGAAGCTCCGCACGTTCGTCATCCAGGGCCAGACGGTTGCGTCGCCGGACCCGGTCGACGTCGAGACGGTCGCCCGCGACGCCTGGCGCGCCGTCGAAACGGCCGACGCCAGCCTCGACGTACCGGCGACCCAGACGATCCGCGCGGATCCGGACCGGCTCAGCCGACTGTTCGAAAACGTCTACCGGAACGCGGTGGAGCACGCCGGATCAGGCGTCTCCGTGACCGTCGGTGACCTGGCAGACGGTTTCTACGTCGCCGACGACGGCCCCGGGATCCCGACCGACGCGCGCGAGGAGGTGTTCGATCGCGGGTTCTCGACCAGCGAGGGCGGAACCGGGTTCGGTCTCCCTATCGTCCGGAACATCGCGGAAGCCCACAACTGGTCGGTCGCGGTAACGGACGCCGCGGACGGCGGCGACTCCGGCGGCCGGACCGAGCTTGCGTCTGGCCAGCGCCACGGCGCGGGCGGTGCGCGCTTCGAGTTCACCGACGTCGTGCGCGTGGCCGGCGACGGGTCGAGCGACTGCTGA